In one Methylocaldum szegediense genomic region, the following are encoded:
- a CDS encoding glycosyltransferase family 4 protein produces the protein MENRGSVNRWKETTSLIVIVTNLPAPYRIPLFNVLNGALSRIGLSLHVIFGAKSEARRQWHVPLEECEFSYTILEPRGVKVPGAESVSFFYPGLVRTLYQKRPVAVITDGFSVATTKLWLFKTLLQTKHLIWSGITGMEPNASHLARRIQRRILTRSADGFVAYGSRAKRFFLKLGAPESRISIATNTVDTRFFEIESERWKKKIGSSDEKVLLCVSNVTRGKNISGLLEVTRHLANLRQDFVLKIIGDGPEMKRCRQLVSSLGLERFVSFEGFKQRAELPKNLAESRCLVFPTHHDVWGLVVVEAMAAGVPCFVSLNAGVADDLIRHGENGFVVDFSDAERVARQVSEFLDNPALGADMAIRARECVRKNANLDICAQGFVRALNLAGAVKYPLMSGNI, from the coding sequence ATGGAAAACAGGGGTTCCGTAAATCGTTGGAAAGAAACGACGTCCCTGATCGTGATTGTCACGAATCTTCCAGCCCCTTATCGAATTCCGTTGTTCAACGTCTTGAATGGGGCATTGAGTCGTATCGGATTGTCGTTGCACGTCATTTTCGGCGCAAAATCCGAAGCTAGGCGGCAATGGCATGTCCCGCTGGAAGAGTGCGAGTTTTCCTACACGATTTTGGAGCCACGGGGCGTCAAAGTACCGGGAGCCGAAAGTGTCTCTTTCTTTTACCCAGGATTGGTCAGGACCCTTTATCAGAAACGACCAGTCGCAGTAATCACGGATGGGTTTTCCGTCGCGACGACAAAGCTTTGGTTATTCAAGACCCTATTGCAAACGAAACATTTGATCTGGTCCGGAATTACTGGAATGGAACCGAATGCGAGTCATTTAGCGAGAAGAATCCAGAGGCGGATTTTGACCCGTTCCGCCGATGGCTTTGTGGCTTATGGCAGTAGGGCAAAACGTTTTTTTTTGAAACTGGGAGCGCCCGAAAGCCGGATTTCGATCGCGACGAACACCGTCGATACCCGGTTTTTCGAGATCGAATCGGAACGTTGGAAAAAGAAGATAGGATCTTCGGATGAAAAAGTCTTGTTGTGCGTGTCGAATGTGACGCGCGGAAAAAACATCTCAGGCTTACTGGAGGTAACCCGGCACTTGGCCAACCTGAGACAGGATTTCGTGTTGAAGATCATTGGCGATGGGCCTGAGATGAAACGCTGCCGTCAACTCGTTTCAAGCTTGGGTTTGGAAAGATTCGTTTCCTTCGAAGGTTTTAAACAGAGGGCCGAACTGCCCAAAAATCTGGCCGAAAGTCGATGTCTCGTCTTCCCGACCCACCATGATGTGTGGGGTTTGGTAGTCGTCGAGGCCATGGCGGCCGGTGTTCCCTGCTTTGTGTCGCTCAACGCGGGCGTTGCTGACGATTTGATAAGGCATGGCGAAAATGGCTTCGTGGTGGATTTTTCGGATGCCGAGCGGGTGGCGCGACAAGTCAGTGAATTCCTAGATAACCCCGCCTTGGGGGCGGATATGGCGATCAGAGCGAGGGAGTGCGTGCGGAAGAACGCAAATCTCGATATTTGTGCACAAGGATTCGTTCGGGCTCTGAACCTGGCGGGTGCCGTCAAATACCCACTCATGTCGGGAAATATCTGA
- a CDS encoding alginate lyase family protein, with the protein MSVTAYDKVRWYVKRLSVMSGAELGHRLKEWRRVRNMARAYRRGISHSLPLQPAEVGFCRSPTRLLPDLDWVFDPDETAKEALLAGHWPALGFAWCWNGDAAWHRAPDTGKMWPKIFFGNIAYRQGNPYGDARVVWEPARLQQLVSLALLALRDEARAERALVLLETMLDSWVRANPPLTGIHYVSAMECALRLIAVCHALDLVRHRLRAPESTWRDLLKLVFSHAFLIAQRPSLHSSAGNHTVAEAVGLVYAGILFPEHADAARWLAQGLGILQEEAERQVLPDGGGIEQSFWYQLFVVDLLGLAQALLEHHRRSVPRVLSDAVRRGRRFLSAMADGPESLPRVGDSDDGYALSPHLRISWNGPAPAENPAVFPDAGYTLVRTHGRKPVRLVFDHGPLGMPPACGHGHADALSLHVTVCGRELLIDPNTYTYTGDPAWRHWFRSTAAHNTVRVDGRDQARQETAFQWSHAPKASLVTFRRDDSGRIFLLARHDGYRSRDVIHWRAVAFDGSDHLLVLDYLAGQGHHLAELFWHLGVDAEPVEAGFVLRDGDMVGSLEVAGGAVTLHYGETAPMLGWRSPRYGVRVPANAIRVRYADRFPHQFRTAFSFSSAEREAITALEAFLDRELACYPIFRTNRKYLRW; encoded by the coding sequence ATGAGCGTTACGGCTTACGACAAGGTCCGTTGGTACGTCAAACGCTTGAGCGTCATGAGCGGAGCGGAGCTCGGCCATCGTCTGAAAGAATGGCGCCGGGTCCGAAACATGGCCCGAGCATACCGGCGGGGCATTTCTCACTCGCTTCCGCTGCAACCGGCGGAGGTCGGTTTTTGTCGTTCACCGACGCGTCTGTTGCCGGATCTTGATTGGGTGTTCGATCCGGACGAAACCGCCAAGGAAGCGCTGCTCGCCGGCCACTGGCCTGCGCTCGGTTTCGCTTGGTGCTGGAACGGCGATGCCGCTTGGCATCGCGCGCCGGACACCGGAAAGATGTGGCCCAAAATTTTTTTTGGCAACATCGCCTATCGGCAAGGGAATCCCTACGGCGATGCCCGCGTGGTTTGGGAGCCCGCTCGCTTGCAGCAGCTCGTGAGCCTCGCGTTGCTGGCGCTACGGGATGAAGCCCGTGCCGAAAGGGCGCTGGTTTTGCTGGAGACGATGCTGGATTCCTGGGTGCGGGCCAATCCACCCTTGACGGGAATCCACTATGTCTCGGCTATGGAATGCGCGCTGCGCCTGATCGCCGTGTGTCATGCGTTGGATCTGGTGAGACATCGCTTGCGCGCTCCGGAATCGACCTGGCGAGACCTTCTGAAACTCGTTTTCTCCCACGCTTTCCTGATCGCCCAAAGGCCGTCGCTCCACTCCTCAGCCGGGAATCACACCGTCGCGGAAGCCGTGGGGTTGGTGTACGCCGGAATCTTGTTCCCGGAACATGCCGATGCAGCCCGATGGCTGGCGCAGGGACTCGGAATCCTGCAAGAGGAGGCGGAGCGGCAAGTGCTGCCGGACGGGGGCGGAATCGAGCAGTCCTTCTGGTACCAGCTTTTTGTCGTCGATTTGCTCGGTCTGGCGCAAGCACTGCTCGAACACCATCGGCGTTCGGTGCCACGCGTTCTGTCCGATGCCGTGCGCCGAGGCCGCCGTTTCCTGAGCGCTATGGCGGACGGTCCCGAGAGTTTGCCCCGCGTGGGGGACAGCGACGACGGCTACGCTCTATCTCCTCATCTACGCATCAGCTGGAATGGGCCAGCGCCCGCGGAAAACCCGGCAGTTTTTCCGGATGCGGGATATACGCTCGTCAGGACACACGGCCGAAAGCCGGTCCGGCTGGTCTTCGACCATGGCCCGCTCGGCATGCCGCCGGCCTGCGGGCACGGCCATGCCGATGCCTTGTCGCTGCATGTGACGGTCTGCGGGCGCGAGCTTCTGATCGATCCTAACACGTATACCTACACCGGCGATCCCGCCTGGCGGCACTGGTTTCGGAGCACGGCCGCCCACAACACAGTGCGCGTCGACGGCCGGGATCAGGCTCGGCAGGAAACGGCCTTCCAATGGTCGCATGCCCCCAAAGCCTCGCTGGTCACCTTTCGTCGCGACGACAGCGGGAGAATTTTCTTGTTGGCGCGGCATGATGGTTACCGCAGCAGAGACGTTATCCATTGGCGCGCGGTGGCTTTCGACGGGTCGGACCATCTGTTGGTCCTGGATTATCTTGCGGGGCAGGGACATCACCTCGCCGAATTGTTCTGGCATCTCGGTGTGGATGCCGAGCCCGTCGAAGCGGGATTCGTCCTGCGCGATGGCGATATGGTCGGTAGTCTGGAGGTTGCAGGAGGAGCCGTAACTCTGCACTACGGAGAAACGGCGCCTATGCTCGGCTGGCGTTCTCCGCGCTACGGCGTCCGGGTACCGGCGAACGCCATCCGGGTCCGTTATGCCGACCGGTTTCCCCACCAATTTCGGACGGCGTTCTCGTTCAGCAGTGCCGAACGCGAAGCCATCACCGCTTTGGAAGCGTTTCTGGATCGCGAGTTGGCTTGTTATCCCATTTTTCGAACAAACAGGAAATATCTTCGATGGTAG
- a CDS encoding O-antigen ligase family protein: MLFYVAGFLTGSVVLFLLAFPPIGVLLALMARPVVDATWNHPIVGNLRWTEVISVVVPVEILLFMALGAKLRQSVKRLPLLNIWCLNLSATFISFCLITIAQGPTAAFSVFFRQINGFVGYYMGQAFFLEDKGLRKFLLALVMAGLFPLAIGLYQLVTGTQWIQAEAEGLTRYVGLYHDAFTIRYYMEQLILATILYSAIFGNRRVVLNFALAVLGICAVIVMFKAYSKSGMLTLAAWVAVWAILGRKFLFLGFVTIGLLAIGIYYLPEISRQLQQLFHKEIGAIEGNIELERTLAGRWYGWKEVWTSWNEIGVFGKTFGSGLVATGVHNDYLMLLLHGGLFAVMSYLALLFTVGYKLMGYARKNRTPLALGGVMAFCMWMIDSIGLVPSAYPGYQWFVWGIIGICLRRAQEESVRQKEGIAKEAVREQPLVDLKGAT, from the coding sequence ATGCTTTTTTATGTCGCGGGATTCCTTACAGGTTCGGTTGTTCTATTCTTATTAGCTTTCCCGCCGATCGGTGTTCTGTTGGCACTGATGGCTCGCCCTGTTGTCGATGCGACTTGGAATCATCCGATCGTCGGCAACCTGAGATGGACCGAAGTCATCAGTGTCGTCGTACCTGTTGAAATTCTCCTTTTCATGGCATTAGGCGCTAAATTACGTCAATCCGTTAAAAGATTGCCTCTGTTGAATATCTGGTGTCTGAATCTTTCGGCTACGTTCATTTCATTTTGCCTCATTACGATCGCGCAGGGACCGACAGCCGCCTTTTCTGTGTTCTTCAGACAAATCAATGGGTTCGTCGGATACTATATGGGGCAGGCTTTTTTTCTGGAGGATAAGGGCTTACGTAAATTCCTATTGGCGTTGGTTATGGCAGGCCTGTTTCCATTGGCGATCGGGCTATATCAATTGGTGACCGGAACGCAATGGATTCAAGCCGAAGCAGAAGGATTAACGCGGTATGTCGGGCTTTATCACGACGCTTTTACCATACGCTACTACATGGAGCAATTAATCTTAGCCACCATTTTATATTCGGCCATTTTCGGAAATCGGCGGGTGGTTCTGAATTTTGCCCTTGCGGTACTCGGCATCTGCGCGGTTATCGTGATGTTCAAAGCCTATAGTAAATCGGGAATGCTCACTTTGGCTGCCTGGGTTGCCGTTTGGGCGATTCTTGGAAGGAAATTCCTATTCTTAGGATTTGTTACGATAGGATTGCTGGCGATCGGTATTTATTATCTGCCCGAGATTTCGCGCCAATTGCAACAATTGTTTCATAAGGAAATCGGGGCCATCGAAGGGAATATCGAATTGGAGCGTACGCTGGCAGGCCGTTGGTACGGATGGAAGGAAGTATGGACGTCTTGGAACGAGATCGGAGTATTCGGAAAAACATTCGGGAGTGGCTTGGTAGCCACGGGAGTCCACAACGATTATTTGATGCTTCTGTTGCACGGCGGCCTATTCGCAGTGATGAGTTATTTGGCGTTGCTTTTTACCGTCGGGTACAAACTTATGGGATATGCGCGTAAAAACAGAACGCCGCTGGCCCTTGGAGGGGTGATGGCTTTTTGTATGTGGATGATCGATTCCATTGGTCTTGTCCCTAGCGCGTATCCGGGATATCAATGGTTTGTTTGGGGCATCATTGGGATTTGCTTGAGACGAGCTCAGGAAGAGAGCGTGAGACAAAAGGAGGGTATAGCGAAAGAAGCGGTTCGGGAGCAGCCTTTGGTCGATCTGAAAGGAGCGACCTGA
- a CDS encoding WecB/TagA/CpsF family glycosyltransferase encodes MDNQRIDIFGVPVDAVDFPRALETVGKLLEGDHAGFIAAVNPEKIMRARDDVRLLEALNSAKLLIPDGIGVVWAARWLGLGRLSRVAGADLMPAICEIGAAQGRKVFLYGASPDVNGKVARILPERYPGLRVVGHQHGYVREPDMPKLVADINASQAEILFVALGSPRQELWMRRYVPELAVKVCQGVGGSFDVIAGKVRRAPPLFQRMHLEWFYRLAQEPRRLSRQAELPKFAWRVVRMKWSNRVGTALR; translated from the coding sequence ATGGATAACCAGAGAATCGATATTTTCGGCGTACCCGTAGATGCAGTCGATTTCCCCCGGGCGCTCGAGACCGTAGGCAAGCTTCTTGAAGGAGACCACGCCGGGTTCATCGCTGCCGTCAATCCGGAAAAGATCATGCGCGCGCGCGACGATGTCCGGCTACTCGAGGCCTTAAACAGCGCGAAGCTGCTTATTCCGGACGGTATCGGCGTGGTCTGGGCGGCACGCTGGCTCGGCCTGGGGCGTCTCAGCCGTGTGGCGGGCGCAGACCTGATGCCCGCGATCTGCGAGATCGGTGCGGCCCAGGGTAGAAAGGTCTTTTTGTACGGGGCTAGCCCGGACGTGAACGGAAAAGTGGCTCGCATTCTTCCCGAGCGGTATCCGGGGCTTCGTGTTGTCGGACATCAGCACGGCTATGTGCGCGAACCCGATATGCCCAAACTCGTGGCCGACATCAATGCCTCGCAGGCCGAAATCCTGTTCGTCGCCTTGGGAAGTCCCCGGCAGGAACTCTGGATGAGGCGGTACGTGCCGGAGCTCGCAGTGAAAGTCTGCCAGGGGGTGGGCGGCAGTTTCGATGTGATCGCCGGAAAGGTTCGGCGCGCGCCGCCGTTGTTCCAGCGCATGCACCTCGAATGGTTTTACCGCCTGGCACAGGAGCCTCGAAGACTTTCCCGCCAAGCCGAGTTGCCTAAATTCGCATGGCGCGTGGTGCGCATGAAATGGTCGAATCGGGTCGGCACGGCGCTGCGCTGA
- a CDS encoding glycosyltransferase family 4 protein, producing MENRKKVLVIGPLPPPFAGPEMVTRAIVESDELRRRFEIAYLNTTVRASNQEKGQLDVRMVFAYASYLVRLGRRLTLQKPDCILYLPTSATLKGWVRDGSTLLLASLRGCKTVILFQGGHFRFFYERLPKPVRTIIRRLLQGCDRVLVQGAGLRKQFDGIVSAERIGVQHNLVPWAFYRHFENCRFDKGTDPLNVLFVGHLSTAKGYCDLIRVIPDIVRKTNARFRFMGTRKTAERNVFFDQVTGRRIEHLDPDALYRTYIAERGLDTVVEYLGDRVFGTRKLEVFAEADVFVLPSYSEGFSTAILEAMAAGLPMVVTRVGVVPEILRDGEHAFLIDPGDLDGLRDRLLRLLRDADLRRRMGERNRSLCGKEFVEGIVIDRLGSHLSKVLSE from the coding sequence ATGGAGAATAGGAAAAAAGTCCTAGTAATTGGTCCGTTGCCGCCACCGTTTGCGGGGCCGGAGATGGTCACTCGCGCCATCGTTGAATCGGACGAGCTTAGGCGACGCTTCGAGATCGCGTACCTCAACACGACCGTACGCGCCTCGAACCAGGAGAAGGGGCAACTGGACGTAAGGATGGTGTTCGCGTATGCGTCGTATCTGGTTCGGTTGGGTCGGCGCCTAACCCTGCAAAAGCCCGATTGCATCCTGTATCTGCCGACCTCGGCCACTTTGAAAGGTTGGGTTCGCGATGGCTCAACGCTGCTGCTTGCTTCGCTGCGCGGCTGTAAGACCGTGATCTTGTTTCAGGGCGGGCATTTCCGCTTTTTCTACGAGCGTCTTCCCAAACCGGTGCGAACGATAATCCGGCGACTACTGCAGGGCTGCGATAGGGTGTTAGTGCAAGGCGCGGGTTTGCGGAAGCAGTTCGACGGGATCGTTTCTGCCGAACGAATCGGGGTTCAGCACAACCTGGTTCCGTGGGCGTTCTACCGCCACTTCGAGAATTGTCGGTTCGATAAAGGAACCGATCCTTTGAACGTCTTGTTCGTGGGCCATCTATCGACCGCGAAAGGCTATTGCGACCTGATCCGGGTGATTCCGGATATCGTCCGCAAAACGAACGCTCGGTTTCGGTTCATGGGTACTCGGAAAACAGCGGAACGCAACGTGTTTTTCGATCAAGTGACGGGCAGACGCATTGAACACCTGGACCCGGATGCCCTATACCGAACCTACATCGCCGAAAGAGGATTGGACACGGTGGTCGAATACTTGGGGGACCGCGTTTTCGGCACGCGGAAACTCGAGGTCTTTGCAGAGGCGGACGTGTTCGTGCTTCCCAGCTATTCAGAAGGATTTTCCACCGCGATACTGGAAGCGATGGCGGCGGGCCTTCCCATGGTCGTCACGCGGGTGGGCGTTGTGCCGGAAATCCTGCGGGATGGCGAGCACGCTTTCCTGATCGATCCCGGTGATCTCGACGGCCTTCGCGATCGCCTGCTTCGGCTACTCCGGGACGCCGATTTGCGGAGGCGCATGGGCGAGCGAAACAGAAGTCTTTGCGGAAAAGAATTTGTCGAAGGGATCGTCATCGATCGGCTCGGGTCTCATTTGAGTAAGGTGCTGTCGGAATAA
- a CDS encoding bi-domain-containing oxidoreductase codes for MKQLTQKLKDGVVSVIEVPPPRLTPGMVLVRNHFSLISAGTEGSTVSAARKSLIGKARERPQQVRQVLEIFKQQGPTQTYRAVMKKLDTYSPLGYSSAGEVIEVGSNVRGFSAGDLVACAGAGYANHAEIVSVPAHLCVKLPAGADLSLAAYNTLGAIALQGIRQADLRLGETCVVIGLGLLGQLTGLMLKASGIKVIGLDINPRVVDIAAGHCADLAFDSEAPGLSEIVAELTDGIGADAVIITAATHSLQPINLAGQLLRPRGTVVVVGAVPTGFDREPHFYRKELSLKMSCSYGPGRYDPNYEEKGLDYPVGYVRWTENRNMRAFQSLVHSGRIDLSYLTTHRFKLDEAPAAYDLILNRNEEFLGILLEYDAAGAHPERRIDMAPPKPRRDEPAGRGISFIGAGSYAMSHLLPNVAACDGVSLAGVVTSTGTSSRTVAEKFGFRFCSADERDVLEDEATDTVFIATRHDSHAEFVLKALEKGKHVFVEKPLCLTPDERDAIREVYERAQLQPSAPLLMVGFNRRYAPLAVRLKEALGAGPMCLMYRVNAGPIPPDSWIQDVELGGGRIVGEICHFVDLMIYLTESSPESVYAAAMADPERTEDTLAITLSFVDGSVGTILYCANGAKSLAKEYLEVYRAGITGILRDFRELEIHGCGRPKRERLFNQDKGQKEMVRQFVSATQGRGGRVIPFADILASTDTTFAVKESLRTRSAVQIDGLRVFAPERESRFPDSLLPAERRSDSA; via the coding sequence ATGAAGCAACTGACGCAAAAACTCAAGGACGGGGTCGTGAGCGTCATCGAGGTGCCGCCGCCGCGCCTAACGCCGGGCATGGTACTGGTCCGCAACCATTTCTCGCTGATCAGCGCCGGTACCGAAGGCAGCACGGTGAGCGCCGCACGCAAAAGCCTCATAGGGAAGGCCAGGGAACGGCCCCAGCAAGTGCGGCAAGTTCTCGAAATCTTCAAACAGCAGGGGCCGACGCAGACCTACCGGGCGGTGATGAAGAAGCTCGATACCTATTCACCCCTGGGCTACAGCAGCGCCGGAGAGGTCATAGAAGTGGGCTCGAACGTCCGCGGGTTCTCCGCGGGCGACCTCGTCGCCTGCGCCGGCGCCGGCTACGCCAATCATGCTGAGATCGTATCGGTTCCCGCCCATCTATGCGTGAAGCTGCCGGCGGGGGCTGATCTGAGTCTTGCTGCCTATAACACGCTCGGAGCGATCGCGCTTCAGGGCATACGTCAGGCCGATCTTCGCCTCGGCGAAACCTGCGTCGTCATCGGATTGGGCCTTTTGGGCCAACTCACCGGGCTCATGCTAAAGGCGTCCGGAATCAAAGTGATAGGCCTGGATATCAACCCCCGGGTCGTGGACATCGCGGCTGGGCATTGCGCGGACCTGGCATTCGACAGCGAGGCGCCGGGGCTTTCGGAAATCGTTGCCGAGCTCACGGATGGCATCGGTGCCGATGCCGTCATCATCACCGCAGCGACGCACAGTCTTCAGCCGATCAATCTTGCGGGACAATTGCTGAGACCGCGCGGTACTGTGGTAGTCGTCGGGGCAGTGCCGACCGGATTCGATCGGGAACCGCACTTCTACCGAAAGGAACTCTCACTCAAGATGTCCTGCTCCTATGGTCCCGGACGTTACGATCCGAATTACGAGGAGAAAGGGCTGGATTACCCAGTGGGCTACGTGAGATGGACCGAAAACCGCAACATGCGGGCTTTTCAATCGCTCGTCCATTCCGGTCGTATCGATCTGTCCTATCTGACCACCCATCGCTTTAAATTGGACGAAGCGCCAGCCGCTTACGATCTGATCCTGAACCGAAACGAAGAGTTTCTCGGCATTCTGCTGGAATACGACGCGGCCGGCGCCCACCCAGAACGGCGCATCGACATGGCGCCACCCAAGCCTCGAAGGGACGAGCCGGCGGGCAGGGGTATTTCCTTCATTGGCGCGGGGAGTTATGCGATGAGTCATCTCCTGCCGAACGTCGCGGCTTGCGACGGCGTGTCACTGGCGGGTGTGGTGACGTCTACCGGAACCAGTTCTCGGACCGTGGCGGAAAAGTTCGGTTTTCGTTTCTGCTCGGCGGACGAAAGGGATGTTCTGGAGGATGAAGCGACGGATACGGTGTTCATCGCCACCCGCCACGATAGCCATGCCGAGTTCGTGCTTAAGGCGCTGGAAAAAGGCAAGCACGTGTTCGTCGAAAAGCCGCTCTGCTTGACGCCGGACGAGCGTGATGCGATTCGGGAGGTCTACGAACGGGCGCAGCTGCAGCCGTCGGCGCCTTTGCTCATGGTGGGATTCAACCGGCGTTACGCGCCGCTCGCGGTTAGGTTGAAAGAGGCGCTGGGGGCAGGGCCTATGTGTCTGATGTACCGGGTCAACGCCGGACCGATTCCACCCGATAGTTGGATCCAGGATGTCGAATTGGGCGGCGGACGGATCGTCGGGGAGATCTGCCATTTCGTGGACCTGATGATCTATCTGACCGAATCCTCGCCGGAAAGCGTTTATGCGGCTGCGATGGCGGACCCCGAGAGGACCGAGGATACGCTCGCCATCACGTTGTCTTTCGTGGACGGCTCGGTAGGCACGATTCTCTATTGCGCCAACGGAGCCAAGAGCCTCGCCAAGGAATATCTGGAGGTTTATCGCGCCGGGATTACCGGAATCCTGCGCGACTTCAGGGAGCTGGAAATCCATGGCTGCGGTAGGCCGAAACGCGAACGGCTGTTCAATCAGGACAAGGGTCAGAAAGAGATGGTCCGGCAGTTCGTCTCCGCGACCCAGGGCCGGGGCGGCCGGGTGATCCCGTTCGCGGACATTCTGGCGAGTACCGATACGACCTTTGCCGTGAAGGAGTCGCTTAGGACACGGAGCGCGGTGCAGATCGATGGTCTTCGCGTTTTTGCTCCAGAGCGTGAGTCCCGGTTTCCCGATTCGCTCCTACCCGCGGAAAGGAGGTCCGACTCCGCATGA
- a CDS encoding lipopolysaccharide biosynthesis protein: protein MAKSVAAADYGVYSLFYAGLMVLAGLQNSVILEPLRIYGVKTDRKETSAYFYSQFLLQLIFGLVMAGAAMGVLSVMAVASKTLGAFALCLFFLQLSDYFRVVALTELALRRLLVIETTGHAVRIVGLIRLSFDASLTVESALYCMALGGAASSLLAIVLGGHRRSGSGIKNILATGVQNWRFGRWFVLETLAYSSSTYLYFFLVAAIIDRESVGAFNASQTLVNALNVILMGGIGFVIPIARRKLAVEGYEAWRKWLWQSGLTIVGIVSVIAVSLSLFAEPALETLFKPFFAEYGYLVWILSFGYVLRSINSVLRVAFQTAEKPQIGFLSRLLSTIVTIAISYPLLQYYGVAGAAVGIVVTQLIWVTVYLVFIWRGELGFNKLGMEICQSG, encoded by the coding sequence GTGGCGAAGAGCGTTGCCGCCGCCGATTATGGCGTGTATTCGCTTTTTTATGCCGGGCTGATGGTGCTTGCGGGACTTCAGAACTCCGTGATTCTGGAGCCGCTCAGAATATACGGCGTCAAAACCGATAGAAAGGAGACAAGCGCTTATTTTTACAGCCAGTTTCTTCTGCAGTTGATCTTCGGTCTTGTGATGGCCGGCGCCGCAATGGGCGTACTTTCTGTGATGGCGGTGGCCAGCAAGACTTTGGGCGCATTTGCTTTGTGCCTTTTCTTTTTGCAATTGTCCGATTATTTTCGCGTTGTTGCCTTGACGGAATTAGCACTGCGAAGGCTGCTCGTCATCGAGACGACAGGACATGCCGTGCGAATCGTCGGCCTGATACGACTGAGCTTCGACGCATCGCTTACCGTGGAATCAGCCTTGTATTGCATGGCGCTAGGCGGCGCTGCAAGCAGTCTCTTGGCAATCGTCCTCGGCGGTCATCGCAGATCCGGGAGCGGAATAAAAAACATATTAGCGACTGGTGTCCAAAACTGGCGATTCGGGCGGTGGTTCGTGCTCGAAACGCTTGCCTATTCGTCATCGACCTACCTGTATTTCTTCCTCGTCGCGGCGATTATCGATCGAGAATCGGTAGGCGCGTTCAACGCATCGCAAACGTTGGTCAATGCTCTGAATGTCATCCTAATGGGAGGGATCGGGTTTGTGATTCCCATCGCTAGACGCAAATTGGCGGTCGAAGGTTACGAAGCGTGGCGAAAATGGCTATGGCAGAGCGGCTTGACTATTGTGGGCATCGTCTCCGTGATTGCAGTATCTCTTTCCTTGTTTGCGGAACCGGCCTTGGAAACTCTTTTCAAGCCATTTTTCGCCGAGTATGGATATTTGGTTTGGATACTGTCGTTCGGATATGTGCTTCGATCGATCAATAGCGTGCTTCGAGTGGCGTTTCAAACTGCCGAAAAGCCTCAAATCGGATTTTTGTCGAGATTGCTGTCGACGATTGTTACGATCGCAATATCGTATCCGCTGTTGCAGTATTACGGCGTAGCCGGCGCAGCAGTTGGAATAGTGGTGACACAGCTCATTTGGGTTACGGTCTATCTCGTATTCATTTGGCGGGGAGAACTCGGATTCAACAAATTGGGTATGGAGATATGCCAGTCGGGATAA